From Daucus carota subsp. sativus chromosome 6, DH1 v3.0, whole genome shotgun sequence:
aaacattttctttttgaaaatattaaaaataaacattaaaaagaggataataaatgtatattattttattttatcaaaaacatgGTGTTTGCGTTAAAAATAAAGGACGATCTGTCGCGAATCATCTTTTGTCTAAGTAATCTGTTCGGATTTTGTTGCCCCCTATCAATTTACAAATTGCTAGTAGTACATTGTTTACGCCAAACACGGGATTAAATACTCCAAACATACTTTTTGTCCATCTCTTTATGTACCTTGTATCTATTTGGATCATGATCCACTAATTGGTGAAATAATTAATGCCGAAATAAGGACACTCTTGCAATCACACTTTAGAGCAATTCCAAGGGCTCTCTtctctaaacaagctcctaagtctaaaatttaggagtaAATCGaaatttagtgctccaatgggctcctagatgctctttaaaaatttaggagcatactctctctcctttcttttaaagagcatctagtagctcctaactcaatattatattatttttccttcaatcttctctctcttttagttaactttttcctctcatttatataaaataaatataaaatgtgaataaagagccaaatataaagagtagaattggagttctcacgttttccggtgtattaacttactaggagccacattttatattattgtttagggaatgatttaggagtaccgttggagatgctcttacttgTTTGAAAGTCTACTGTTCGGGAAAAAATTAAAGGCTTACGGTGATACAGAGGTTTAGCCATTTCAATCCGCCAATGATAGTGTTTGATAATTAGTAGATTGAAATAGAGATTTGagctcaaaaagctaattttcagaAAGTTACTTTGAGCAACGTTTTCGTTAGAGGTTTTGGTATGTGTCATAAAAACTAATGAAatagctatttaccaaacagttttacacgAAACCAATTTTACACGaaaccgctaattcaatccgctagtcaaaatatctaattcaaACCAATTTTACACGAAACCGCTAAtttaatccgctagtcaaaatatCTAATTAAATCCGTTTCTGATTCTTAAACAGGGGCAGGTACGGGGCAGGTACCAAGCAATGCAGATGAAACTTGGAGACcgtataatatacaaaatatacaaCATTTAAGCCAATACAGATGTGGAGCTGCTGACTGTCTGACTtgtggaaaaaagaaaaagaagaaagtggCAACATACATACCTCTTCAAGAATTTCTTGTCCAGACAGAGGAGGTCCAAGATAATATCTAGCTTGCCGAGCAAAACTAAAAGAAGGAATGAATTGGTCTGAGCTGCATCACGGTCCTTCAGGTGCTCCATGCTCGTGAGATCCttaatgatattaatgaaaaCACCACTGTCAATGACACCAAAAAAATATAGTTTCGAAAGGAGTTTAAGCGAGCTGCGCTTCTTCATGGCCCTTAAATTATTAGTACCAGCAACTCGGTGCTCCGGGGTTTTTCCACAATAGAAGATTTACGAGACCTTGAGCCAAACTAGCAGAGAAGTCAGTCTCTGATGAAGcaaaagaacagatctggactggatttttttcttttgtgtgtgtgtttgtgggAGAGGGGGGGTTGGGGGTATCAGAAGAGCCGGAAAAAAGGAGGGCATAGAAGAATTATTCATGAAAGATACTCCTCCTTTCGTCATATTTAAATGGCTAGAAATGGTCTTTTTCGCCTCTCTCCTTAATTGTAACACGTAGCATAGAATTAGTCCTTCGTAAATTTTACGGAATCCATAACTGAAATTTCCAGCACTTACTTCACGAAGATACATGTATTAATCCCACTATCAAACACTCTGCAATCCTAATACCTTAATGAACCTTACCCCTAAAATCTCAAACTTGGAACTTTATGTTCCTTAAATCCTTCGTTTAAACAATTGGCTAGACCATGATTATCAAACTTTTGACCTTTAAACAACTCAGAATTTCTGATAATATTGATGGGATCTGTAAGGAAAAACTAAATATTACTTCTACATAAGAACTTCTTAAAAAGTGCCAAAATTCAACAACATTCTCACAAAGCATATCTTAGTGCAAGTTCAGAATGGATGAAACGTATAAGATATATCCGAGCTAGCTATTAAGTGAAAGTACCAAAGCTTAACGCCAGATCTTATTTCTATTCACCATTGGTTTATCATAAATTGCACTACTGAAGGTCAGTTAGTGTGCAACATAGTTGTACGGTACAACTCGTACCTTGTCACAACCTCCAGAATAGAAGTACAGATTCTTTCCATGTATTAACAACTGAAAACTCGGAAGAAGTAACATAAAACTAGATACTATGTAGTATGTCTGCTAAATATTTCTCAAAGAAATAGGTACCTGGACCACTGGTTGGATGTCTGATGTTCTAAGCTTGGCTTCACATATAGGGGTCACTGCTTCACTAACAAATTTGCTCAAGTGCAATTCACCCATTAAACGTTCACACTGTCTTCATTAATCTGCTTCAGTTTCTTAATAACTACGGTGCTTAATGCTGGAATCTAGTATCCCAAGGAAAACATCggaaaaaacaatattaatggAAATTTGGCTGATCTATCATTAAGTAGGCTTGAACATTTATCCTATACCACATAAGAGATATATTAGTATATATCATATCTTGACTGGTCTTTTGGATCCAACACCAGAGAGGCTTCAGcaaaaaaataagaaagaaagaTGTATTTGCTAcaatctttttatatttctttgtaATCTTCGGTTCTAGTTCTTTTTGTAATCCATGTGGCTCACACATCATCTGCAGATTAAAATCCCATTAATTTTTctgttaattatttttcaagatttaacaTAGTGATATATGCAATGATTGTAGTGGCTAAAATGAGTCCCCGTGGAAATCCGGGAGTCACTAGATAGTTTTTGACGAGAACGGTGGGCACTTTGATACAAAACCAGAGGAAAAAATGGATTGAAAAATTAGTAATGAAATTCCAAGGTGAAAGAAAAGAGGAAAAAATTTACAATTTCTCATAACATAATATAGCTTTCATTCCATTTCCTCCCCTATCATTCACTCGAACCATACTCAACAtaagtttttttataattttcagaaATCATACCAAGATATTTCATATGTTAAATTTCAATTGAAGTTTCTAAAGAAGAAATTATATACAGAACTGCTTATATTAATGGACAACAAGCTTGTCAGTATCAAAGAAAGCCCCATTCTGCAACTACTCACCAGGAATTTCAGGATTTCGGTTACTCTGACGAAGAGTCATTCTCAACTCCACTGATTTCTTAAATTCTTCAAGGCAAGCCCCGGCTTCCTGCCACCAAGCAAATAGTTACATATGTTGAGAAAACCAACTCCACAACTGATTAATTGGCCTTATACTCAGTGTTGGTATCACCGTGTTTTTGCAGCAcagtaaaaataaaacaattcgAAACTGTATGTAATATGGCTGTAAAGTTAGAGTTGATTATTTCTTCAAGAAATAAAAAAGTTTTCCTAATATGCTTCTGGGTTCTGGCAATGGCATGATCTCTTTAACATGCCAAAAACAAGAACTAAACAATCAATAATAATAGTCAATCAAACCCCTGTTCATAGATTGATCGACAAATTATGCTAGAAACATacataaataaaagaatttgaTGGTTACAAATTTAATTCTTAGTAACACTATTTTCAGatgcaaaaattatattaatttcaacAAAGAGCAGATTAGAGAGCAGATGTGAAAGGTAAAGTTAAAGATACATTAACAAGATTTAACGCAAATGTAAGGGAGGAACGGGGAAGATAGCAAATTAACACAGCCGTGCCTGTATATTAAGCGAGAAGGACTGAATATCACGATCAAAGAGGAAATAAAAGTGACCTAAAACAGCCATTACCGATAATTACATCAAATCAGAGTCGGAGAATTCAAATCATTTGCAAGTCCATGCGAATTTAATTACGGACTCGGGTATTGTCGTATGGGTAATGCTAcccaaattattttttcaaacagGTGACTAGGTGATCTGTCAATTTCTAAAAAGATTTatggtaaaaaatatttgaaacatTTCTTGGAAAAAATTCAGCCGCaaattaataatgaaaatatttagGGATATTTCTATGGATATCTTTCCagaaaaattttatcaaaacaaTTCCCTAAAATTTCTACGAAAAGTTATcaggaaaattttcaaaaaatcatcATGTATTTGTTTTCTTACAAGTGTTTTTCtaattagattaaaatccttttttcctgaaatttattttaataaaattttctcgggaaaaaataattttgcacATAAAAGTTTTtgtggaaaacaatttgaatgaaaatattttacaaaaaggtaaatttcaaaaaatacatcttttagaaaaatttaaaactacttaattgatatttttccaaatttttgTTTCGGTTACCATTCTTCCCAATGGTGCTTCATTAAGATTTCATTGTCCTAATAACAGTATCACCAAATCCACTATGACACCACATTTAACAGCAGTATTTCCAAATTCAATGATGACATCTACATATGCACCACATGCTAATACTGAACTCGTGTTCATTTTTATTGTGGGGTGGGCATACTGTCCGGATGGAATAATATGTTTGTATACTTGTATGAATATAGAAATCATGTCATTTTCTGATTAGTGTGCAGTACGTTTACCCCATAAGAAGATTTGATTGAGTCCTCTCTGTTTTAACATACTTATGGTACCCGTAACTTGTGATTTGGTGCGACTCGAGGACCCTTGATAATGAAATTTGTAACAGTCGTCGGTGGATCCTTCCCTGACAAGTGGGGAGTAAGAGTGTCTCTTTTTCTACTACTCTGCATCAGATGGTTATGATTCTTTGATAACAACTCTCCGGATTTTCCTATATCTTGAAGGCATTGTTTAGGGAAACAGGCTCTACTTCTCGGAGTAAATGCAAGCCTTCCTTGGATTAGTTTTGCCACTGATTAGATCGGCATCAGATGCAAATGATTCTGTTAAAGTGTATTCGAACTTCTAAGAGAATAATATGGTATTATGAGCGAGTGGAAAAACATCTGATACCATATAATAACAATGCTAGCTGTTTCTGCTTCATTCATAGGATGGAATCTGTTTAAGTACACATTAAAACGACAACAAAATTATACCTCAATCCACATTCTAATCATCCTAGTCTATATACCCATCTGCAAAAATTAAATTtcgaaaagaaaacaaaatacaaTCTATGTGAGATAGCGTGTTTTAATCTAGTTAggccaacaatatatatgaaattGTAGTTTTTGTGACCACAATTTTGTATTGGTCACAATCATGGCGCTTCTCTCTAGTTCCTGTGTACTGGATCAACTGTGCCACCACATTAGACAGCACTCTTACCAAATGCATTGCCTCCCTCCCCAGATGACATTGTACATACGCGCCACATGCCTATACTAAACTTGCATTTATATTGTGGGTTGGGCATGTTGTCCGAATGGAGTAATCTGTTTGTATATATGTAGAAACCATGTCGTTTTCTGGTTGCATTGGACCGTATGTTCACCCTTAAGAGATTTCATCGAATCCTTTTGTGATTATCATACTTATGGCGCCTGTAATGCTGTTGATTTGATGACCGTTGATATGAAATATATGGATTAGTCATCAGTGGATCCTTATCAGAGACAAGCGGGGAATGTAAAGTGTTTTTTCTTCTACCTAACATTGTTTTTGTATAATAACCTTTATGACACGAGAACAAGGACACCAGGCAACTATAACAGTTATGATTCTCTTGAAAACAACTCTTAAGATTGTGTTTTTACATCAACTGTGTCTAAAAGGGACACTTGCTCCAATTGTAAATAAAGAACAGAGCAATAAATGCCCTCGCAATGACTTCCACAAAGAGTTGCGGAACTCTCTATGACTACTGATATTCTGATATAATCCGGAAAAAAAAATCCGATGATGACAGATTGAGATTCTCTGGATGTGTAATTTCAGTACAATGTGTGAGCTGATGATCATAGTAAAGTGGCGATCCTCCTAGTACTACCAGATATACAAAACATATGAtaccaataaaaataatagtgCTTCTGTTCCATTCATAAGATGGAATCTGCATAAGTACACATTTAAGCAATATAAAAATTCTATACCACCCCCACAAAATACCTATGTTTACATTATCCTTATACCAATCCATCTACCCATctgcaaaaaacaaaaataatatacaatccCCGTACAATAGTATGTTCTAATCTAGCTAGGCTATCTATAAGAACTCAAACGGTTCTGTgccaagtatatatataaacctGTAGTCTATGTAAAAAGTTTCATGTCCTTTCTTTACACTACTCTTTTCACTTTCCCTTCTTCCTAATGAAGGTACTTGAAGAAAGTAGTGAAAGTGTAGATCTTACTCCCCTTTTTAGGCCACAAAGTCTGGCAACAATTGTGCAGCAAATCTCTTGCGGTTTTGAATATTCATGTTCTCATACATTGTAGCTGAGTGTGATGATGTTGGAGTGTCTATAGCTCCAAACTCATTCGCTTCGCTAATATCCACTCCTCTTCCCATTTGCATGTTTTGGTTGGAAAGGAAGTTCTGATGAGTTCCAGACATTGAGAGGTTTTCGCCATGTGGGAGACCTAGAGTGAGAGAAACACCATTGCCTGAATAAGGCGCTGGAGTGAATTGATCAGCACCGTACCTTCCAATATCTCCCATTGGGTATGAGCCAAATCCTCGAATGTAGTTTGTTGGGCTTCCCATTAAGGTGAAACCGTCTCTGGTCTGTCTTTGATCATTGCCAAATTTCATAGACATTTGCTCATTATTTGTTTCTGGTTTGGATTCCATGTTCATGTACAAGGCATTACCTGAAACAGAATGCATCATATCGGTGCTCCTTAGTTTCTTCGGACTTCCTCGTGTCATTTCCTCCATCTCAGAGGATCCAATGAGGGTGAAACCAGATTGATTTCTGATGTTTGACCCGGTAGGAGAGGTTGAGATTGCTGAAGCTGATACCGTATTCTGAGAATTATGCCTTGTGAGATTGTCTTGGTTTTCAGTAGGACTTTTGTCTTGTGGGGCTTTACCTTTTGATGCCATTTCTTCATTTTGTTCACTTTTGCTTGTTTTATCCTCTGAACCATTCTGTTCTTGTTCCTTGATTTCCTCTGTGTACATTTCTTCCACCATTGGTTTCCAGAGGCGAACACGAGCATTAATAAACCAGTTGGAGACCTGTATTGTAATTGTACAGACATTTCATCATAAATTTCTACAGCAAATGTTAAAGCATAATATACGAAGGTATGAATTATGAAACATACCTGACTCCTGGTAAGCCCGGTTTGTTTGGCGAGCATGTGCTTGTCCGAGTCCTTGGGATAACTGAATATCAAGTCCAACAATAATAGTTTAAATAAAAGGCCTGGTAATGAGATGAATTGAAATGTGAAAAAGATAAGTATTAACACTTACGGGTGGAGGAAATGTTCAAACAGCCAAGCCCGAAGAACAGAAACAGAACGCTCAGGTAATCCTCTCTGAGGTCTCCACGCATTATGTTGGATCATTCCCAGCTGCTGTAAAGCTCTCTGTTGCCTGAGTTGATTGTCAACAAATTTAAGCCTCGATCCCTCTAATTTCCCTCCTGCCAAACTATTCTCTTCGCCTAAGCTCTTGCTTGCAGCTCGAATTTGTCCCATAATCGCGTCTTTGAGACACCTAAATTGCTTAGATATAGTTTGCAGGGCCAGAGCTGTGTAGGTCTTTGCCGAGCCAATACCAGCGGCTTGTTCAAACCAAGAAATCACTATCTGCATCTGGTTGTGGTACTGTCGGTACCTTTGCTCCacctttaaaattttcaagaattGAATATACACAAATAGAAGTCAATTATAAAGCTCCCAATAAAGTGCAATTAATCATTTTCAATTTGTACCCTCCTATTTATCTGATGCAAACGTAACTTCATCAAGATTAGACTCCATCGACTGAATATAACGGATGAACTTATAGAATCAAATTggcttgtgtgtatatattacaATTAAACTAAACTTATAGGGTCAATTACAGAGTCTGAGAAAGGTAAAATATATGCAGACCATACGAGAATGACGGGTTTCATAAAATTTCGGTCTTTGACGCAGGAAAAACAGTAACGAAAATTGAAAACATACCCAATTCAGCAATCATATGTACGTACCTCATCAAGCATGTTAACAAGCTTTGCTTTCTTCAGCTGAATCTCCTGCCTCTCAGCTGTAGTCAGCTCCACGGGGCGTTTCGAGCTTCCTTCTCCACCACCACTTAGTCCATCTCCAGTAGCCACAGGTGATGAATTTTCACCATTCTTCATATTCCCATTAGTCGGCACAACCGGCAAATCACTAGTCTTAACTCCCTTTCCAACGTTAACAACTTCATCAAGAAGCTCCTGAGCAGCCTTCAAGTACTTAGAACTCAACAACACACTCTGCATGCCATTAACTCCATTCGAAACACCCGATACCGAAGACGAAGAGCCTCCATGAGGCCTCACATCCTCCCCACCACCGCCACCGCTTCTCGGAGAAATCGTCGGTGGATGACCCGGAGTGAGTGCTGGAGACGACAGTTCACGGTCAGTTCCAAAAGACCCAAACCCATGTTGCTGTGACGAAAGAGACAAGGACAGACCTTGCGGTGTTCGCGTGACATCACGCGCCGCCGTGAGCTCAACCGGATTGTACAAACTATACTGAAGCCGAGGCATGTACCCGTGCAGACCCGACATGTCATGGTGCGACTGAACCATAGACGGATGATGAGGATGATTATTACCATCTTGCTGAGGCGCAGCCGAAGCCGTCGCCGACAGCGGTATGCCGACAAACTGCTGAGTGGGCGGCGCGTGGGACATAGTCGAGTGGCCGAGCGAGTTGCCGCCAGTGGAGTTGGAATTGAGAAACATGTAGTTACCAGTTGGCGactgctgttgctgttgttgttgttgaggtgtGTCAGAGTATCCAacgttgttgttgttgttgtaccCGGGGTTCATCAAAATCAGTGTTTGTAATCCATCACCTTGGATTTCTGAATTCCCATGATAGTACGTCCCCATCTGATTTTGATCTTTCTTCCTCTGATGTCTATGTTTTTATATCTTATATCTTTTTatctaaatcaaataaaataaacctCTTTAATATGTGTGAACAAACATATtcgtttattaaaaaaaaaacacatatatgtGAGGTGTGAGGAGCAGGTGGATACCTGTTAGTTGATGATATCAGACTCGGAGTGGGTAAATAAATCGCAATTCAACTCTTCCGCTCATTCTTCCCCAATCTCTAACTAATTCGAAAACTGATATTATTGAAGGATCTGCaattttgcaaaattaaacAAGAGGTAAGAATATAAGTCACACTTCCTTTGCTCAAAATCAATGACTCAGGAAACTCAGGAATTAAGATTGGAGAGATGAGAAACTGAATtaagaaatgagtaaattaATAGTATTACTTAAATATGTAGATGGTGTGATGGAAATCTGAGGGTGCACGTGTTTCATATCATGATGATCATATCATCTGGCGAGGAGATAAAGAATTGTTTAGTAGTTAGCAGCGAACAATGACAAAATAGGCCATCCATCACACAGATTTGAAACACAGAGAAAGAAACAATTAGAAATGGAAGCATGCAGCTAGCCTAGCTCTATATCAATTTAATACTATCATTAAAATGCTTGTTTCACCGCACAGCCTCAATTATTTCACCCATACCCACTTGTCCACCTATCCGATTATCTATCTATCCATCTATCCTCTCCTCCCACAGATTCTACAcgcaatttaatataatatcaatctctctgcaactaccttcttcttcttctgcagacTCAGAGAGagacacagagagagagattatAATAGTTCAAATTGTGAAGAAACATCTGCTAATCTATATTCACTTACACATCCATCAACTCAATTCTAACTTTAATTGtaataacattaaaaaaaacatggAGATCGATCAGGCTGAGATAAAgataaaaaagattaaaaaaaagaagaagttagTGTCTGGGGATCTGTGAAACAAAGAGGGAGGCTTTTTCGTGAGAAGTACCTGCGAATTGATCAAACAAGGTAACTGAGGTTCTTGTGATTTGACTCTCCTTTTCAAATCATTTGATGCAGTCAGGCTCCCTCCCTTCCTTCTCTCCTCTGATAATGAACTCTCTACTTGTTACTCCTactattatatatt
This genomic window contains:
- the LOC108227378 gene encoding BEL1-like homeodomain protein 1 is translated as MGTYYHGNSEIQGDGLQTLILMNPGYNNNNNVGYSDTPQQQQQQQQSPTGNYMFLNSNSTGGNSLGHSTMSHAPPTQQFVGIPLSATASAAPQQDGNNHPHHPSMVQSHHDMSGLHGYMPRLQYSLYNPVELTAARDVTRTPQGLSLSLSSQQHGFGSFGTDRELSSPALTPGHPPTISPRSGGGGGEDVRPHGGSSSSVSGVSNGVNGMQSVLLSSKYLKAAQELLDEVVNVGKGVKTSDLPVVPTNGNMKNGENSSPVATGDGLSGGGEGSSKRPVELTTAERQEIQLKKAKLVNMLDEVEQRYRQYHNQMQIVISWFEQAAGIGSAKTYTALALQTISKQFRCLKDAIMGQIRAASKSLGEENSLAGGKLEGSRLKFVDNQLRQQRALQQLGMIQHNAWRPQRGLPERSVSVLRAWLFEHFLHPYPKDSDKHMLAKQTGLTRSQVSNWFINARVRLWKPMVEEMYTEEIKEQEQNGSEDKTSKSEQNEEMASKGKAPQDKSPTENQDNLTRHNSQNTVSASAISTSPTGSNIRNQSGFTLIGSSEMEEMTRGSPKKLRSTDMMHSVSGNALYMNMESKPETNNEQMSMKFGNDQRQTRDGFTLMGSPTNYIRGFGSYPMGDIGRYGADQFTPAPYSGNGVSLTLGLPHGENLSMSGTHQNFLSNQNMQMGRGVDISEANEFGAIDTPTSSHSATMYENMNIQNRKRFAAQLLPDFVA